CTTCTGAGgaatctacttttttttttgttaatagctaaattaattcttgaaatataatatattctttaaatttgtatttaaaagattttttcaattaaattagtccatcaaaaattaaaaatcagtcATATTTATTCTTTAGTCACTCTATTAATAATTTCTGTTAATAAATAATGTTGAAAAATGTTAATTGACAATATATATACATGATACCTGACAtatctaattaaatattaaccaaatatatttataaaaactttttaatttagttcTTTTTTCCAATTACATAAATTCTTCTAATATAATCCAGCGAAATAGACTTACAAAACATTTTTGGTCAGTATCCAATTGAATATCTTAAATATCatgtatattattaattaatatttcacatcattaattttttacttaaattattaattgagtaaataaaagacaaatatgatttttgaaagatagtcaatttaattgataaaatttttagagacaaatttaaaatatattttattttttaagtattaatttgactattaactccatattatacaaatacaaaaaatcaactatcaatcatGTATGTAGAACTATTATTTGCTAttcataacaaaaattaattattctattatgataaatttatttattcttctatatcaaattttattattctggtgatgagtaaagtatcatttttgtcccaaACGTTTggaataaattccaaaattatCTCTAACGGTTtgaatcgtcctatttaaatccctaacgttttaaaattgactcaatattGTCCTGctgttagggatccgttaacagaattaacgacgggacaaaattgagacaattttaaaacgttagagacttaaatagaacgaaaaatattggggacaaaaacgatacatagaaataaattttaattttatccttcaataatatcaatttttactgtatataatattcaattattttttatcacatctaagtaaattatacttaatcacattactttcattctaaataattttttatatttttatattaacttataactttaagtgtaaaattataaaaaatatatttatttagaatgaaagtaatgtgattaaatgtaatttatttagatatgattaaaaaaattgaaaaatatgtacagtaaaaaattgatattattgaaggataaaactaaaatttatttctatgtatcatttttgtcccaaCGTTTTAATGGatcctaacggcaggacaacattgagtcaattttgaaacgttagaaacttaaatatgtcgattgaaacgttagagaCAACTTTAAAACTTACCACAAACATTTGGGACGATACTTTACTGTTCTGGTGATTGattactttattaaaaaaatatatgaataaatatatataaatatataaatataaatttttgttttgataaaCTTAGGAGtggtaatatttttaaatacataaatgatATTATATAATCTCCCCACCAAATCTTCAAAAAGATAGGAGGGGTATGTCttccaaagaaaaaataaaaaagggaggGGCAGGGGGTTAATTAAGTTTTACCATGGTAACTTCACAATcatataaaagaaacaaattacAGTTAATAAACAATGTGACAATACATAGCTACGCAAatctaaaaacaaaagaaataaaaaatatttcaagcAAAAATATATACATTGGCCAACTTGGCTTCAATCAAACCATGGAAACCGTAAAAAGGACAGCAATTTTCCACTATTTCACTATTGCGTCTTTCCTTTCACATGAAACACTGGACACACTTAAAACTTATCTGACCCACAATCTTTCATGGACCTATTATACTTGTTTTCAAGAGAACTCTACCTTCTCATTTCCAAATTTATACTCATAATTTTagaactacttttttttttttcttgggcaAGTGCATTTAGTGTCATAACTCCCAAAGATACTAATTCAAATCTTTCCTAACACTGATAATTAATTTCCTTTGATAAAAGCTGAAACCAAACCACCAAAACTTTTATGTAACctacaaaaattaattactagcAAGAATAACAGCAGCAGGGATTCCAACATGACTTTGTATTTGTACAACAACAATTCTGTGGAACCTTTGGGCAGGTAGGGCAAGTGCAAGAGCAAGAACACTTGCAACTGCAGCAAGAAAGGCAAGGACATGAATTGCAACTTGGTGGAATGCAGCAATTCTGGCACCCACAGCTACCTTTGCAGCAGCGAGATTTCGAACCGCGGCAACAATTGGTGGCTGGTGTGAGACATTTGCAGCTGCATTGCCTCAAATATTGGCAACAGCTACAGCTTGGTAAACTCAGATGCTTAGAGCACCCGTCGCAACACCGGGGTTCGCAGCAGCAACAGCAGCAGAGGCAGGAGCACAAGGTAGAGCAGGGCGTGCAACTGCATAACAAAAGTTATTCATGTTGACATAAATGAGCTATTATTGTGTTTGGTTTCATAAACAAGACATCATGTAAGTacaaagaaatagaaaatttgGGCCGTCTTATTTGAGTTTTGggaattctttctttttttctcatgATATTCTCTAATCCAGCACGCCAAAGATTAATTTACCGTGAATCTAATTTGTTTTTAGTATTTCACTATGGAATTTACAACAATATCAATTTACAGAGATGATAATCCCTTATTTATAGTACCAAATCCTAACGAATTTCTAATGGTCTTGGACCTAGGAGTCTACAGTCTCAAATGTTAGACGTACAATTTTACTACTCATATGAGTTCATAATGATTCTAAATGTACAAACTATATATCAATTACATTTTTTATAATgactataatttataataattttaaattaaacatattaaatGTACATTAAAAATCAGTTActtgtataaaaataaatattgaaatatAGAATGACGCCATATTTACATTTAACTGTCAAACTTTATAAATCAT
The genomic region above belongs to Arachis duranensis cultivar V14167 chromosome 3, aradu.V14167.gnm2.J7QH, whole genome shotgun sequence and contains:
- the LOC107479116 gene encoding guanine nucleotide-binding protein subunit gamma 3-like isoform X1 produces the protein MAISSAKGSPKAPTLPLPSPKAPPGYPDLYGKRREISRLHMLEREISFLEEELKSSEGFQPASRCCKEIDDFVMAKADPLLPTRKKEKSRSRRFWKWLCCTPCSTLCSCLCCCCCCEPRCCDGCSKHLSLPSCSCCQYLRQCSCKCLTPATNCCRGSKSRCCKGSCGCQNCCIPPSCNSCPCLSCCSCKCSCSCTCPTCPKVPQNCCCTNTKSCWNPCCCYSC
- the LOC107479116 gene encoding guanine nucleotide-binding protein subunit gamma 3-like isoform X2, translating into MAISSAKGSPKAPTLPLPSPKAPPGYPDLYGKRREISRLHMLEREISFLEEELKSSEGFQPASRCCKEIDDFVMAKADPLLPTKKEKSRSRRFWKWLCCTPCSTLCSCLCCCCCCEPRCCDGCSKHLSLPSCSCCQYLRQCSCKCLTPATNCCRGSKSRCCKGSCGCQNCCIPPSCNSCPCLSCCSCKCSCSCTCPTCPKVPQNCCCTNTKSCWNPCCCYSC